The proteins below are encoded in one region of Cololabis saira isolate AMF1-May2022 chromosome 21, fColSai1.1, whole genome shotgun sequence:
- the tcap gene encoding telethonin encodes MPVCSVLEKSNSVVVGAQLTCSVQEENKAQRESYSADWHSVGLKTQPQDRQTMNMNDASRRETLSRQWQARPLIQTCPSGVFRVGTVERGVRERQLLPKRNTLPLPIFTPAELGVRLGRGAPHTEQDLQPFPEPRGVCPSKRSVDDITRDLPPVKPTLMEFAKSPRDLGRSMSQEAQRG; translated from the exons ATGCCTGTCTGCAGTGTGCTGGAGAAGAGCAACAGCGTGGTGGTGGGAGCTCAGCTGACATGCAGCGTCCAGGAGGAGAACAAGGCTCAGAGGGAGAGCTACAGCGCTGACTGGCACAGTGTTGGTCTCAAGACTCAACCTCAGGACAG ACAGACTATGAACATGAACGATGCCTCCCGGCGGGAGACTCTGTCCCGGCAGTGGCAGGCCCGCCCTCTGATTCAGACCTGCCCCTCCGGCGTCTTCAGAGTGGGCACCGTGGAAAGAGGGGTGAGGGAGCGCCAGCTGCTACCGAAGAGAAACACCCTCCCCCTGCCCATCTTCACCCCTGCAGAGCTGGGAGTCCGACTGGGACGCGGAGCCCCGCACACGGAGCAAGACCTGCAGCCCTTCCCGGAGCCGCGCGGGGTCTGTCCCAGCAAGAGGAGCGTGGACGACATCACCAGGGACCTCCCGCCCGTCAAGCCCACTCTCATGGAGTTCGCCAAATCACCCAGAGATCTCGGGCGCTCAATGTCCCAGGAGGCCCAGAGAgggtga